ACCCCAAGCCCTACTGCGCTGAGTGATTCCGTTATCACCGATCTAAACGGCAATATCGGCATCGGCGCTGCAACACCCAGTGCGCTGTTGAACCTTCGCGTCCTCTCAGGAGATGTCATTGAGCGTCTCTCCAACGCAGGCAGTAGTGGCGGGGAGCTTGACTTGCGATATAAGTACGAAACTTCACAGCACCGCATAGGCTTCACTGATTCCAATGGCACCTGGCTCTTCTATAGTCAGTATGCTAGTCCGAACACAGGGTCGGTAGGGTATTTTCCGGGCAACGTCGGCATCGGTAATACAAACCCTCAGGTAAAGCTCGACGTCACGGGCAACATCAATGCTTCTGGCACCATTCAAGGGGGTAACGTAATCGCAAAATACCAAGACGTAGCCGAATGGGTTCCTGCGAGCCGCGCCATATCTGCCGGAACTGTCGTTGTCCTCGACGCTGAGCGGTCTAACCACGTGCTTCCATCCACCAGTACCTACGACACGCGCGTTGCTGGAGTCGTCTCTGCCCGCCCGGGGGTGTTACTTGGGGAAGGCGGCGAAGGCAAAGTCATGGTAGCCACCACTGGCCGAGTCAGGGTCAAGGTCGATGCGACCAACGCTCCGATTCGAGTTGGAGACTTACTGGTCACCAGCGACAAGGAAGGATTCGCGATGCGCTCCCAGCCGCTTGATCTTGGCGGGACTCCGATTCACCGCCCCGGCACGCTCATCGGCAAAGCTCTTGAGCCGCTTGAAAAAGGCACCGGTGAGATTCTGGTCCTGCTCAGTCTCCAATAGCAGTGACCTTGGGAACGCCTTAGCATACGTGAAGTTGCTGACTGAACAGCTAGTCAAGCAGGACCGAAAGCAAACCACAGAGCGGGTCGAACAAGAGGAGACAGAATCATGCCATTCTCAAGACATAAGATCAGGCGTGCGCATCAAAGAAAGCATTCCGGGCCGTCTCGCTTTATGGCGCTTATGGTAACCGGCGCGATTGCGGTTTCTCTGTCGCAAGCCCTCGCTCGCACCGCAGGAGAGCAAGCACGCAACGCGATGGACGCCGCCGTCAAGTTCTTAGCTAAGAGTGCTTCTAAGAAGGCCCAGACCTTCAGCTCACAGGACTTCAAAGGCCCCTCAGACCGCGCATCTGAGATCAGACACCTGCGGCTGTGCCCAAGAAAACTTCTGCTATACGTGGGCGAGGCCTTCACGCTTGTTCCGTTGCCGCTCGACCGGAACAAAGAGGTGGTACACGGAGCAGCTTTGATCTGGGAGACGAAGGACCCCAACTTGGCAAGCGTTTCTTCTTGGGGCGAGGTTTCAGCAAGTGCCCCCGGACACACCCAGGTTGCCGTTAACGCCGGCACGACGAAAGCGCATGTGAACGTCGAGGTGCGCGCGGGGTTGCGACCCAGACTTAGCGATCGCAGGCAGGGCGATTTGGATTGGGACGCGGAACACGGCCACGATTGCGACGACCCGGAAGCGGCACAGATGGCCGAGCCTCAACCGACGATCGCAGCAAATCTTATCTCAGCAGCGACTGCTTCTGCTGGCACGCTCGCCGGCCGTGTCCACACGGACTCGGTCAGCGATGAGGGTCGAATGAGGGCCCGGCAATCATTCAAATCGCTGGCTCAACCTGCCGCGCTCCGTCAAACTCGTTCGACGACGAAGCATACGGTCAAGTTCACAACGGGGGCAGGTAACCTGACCGGCAAGGCTTTAGGTCGCAGCCCTTTTCTAATCGAGCCCATACTTGATGGAGATAATCCTGATTCTACAGCCACAGCGGCTGCCGCACCCTACAATGCGGTCGGCAGCCCGCGCTTCGGTGCGGTCGAGTTTTCGCAGGGTAGCGTGACTAAGACTAAGAACTTACTCGGCAGCTACGACTACGTGTTCTCTGCTCCGGTGCTTGGGCTGCCGGGCCGTGGCCTCGATGTGAATCTTGCTTTGACCTGTAACAGCCGCGTGTGGAGCAAAGAGCCGGGCGGCATGATGTTCAATTATGGAAAAGGATGGCCCGCCCCCGGATGGACTATCGGCTATGGCCGGCTGGTGGATAACTATGATGGCGTTGGAAACTGGCTGCTGATCCAGCCCGATGGCACTCGCACCCACCTTCAATTGCAAAGCGGGATAGCAAGCTCGACTGACGGGTCGTTTATCACACTGAATCCCTTGAACGGCAAGCTGCGCTATCCGGACGGGACGTTGGTCACCTACAGCAATGCGCAGAATTTCCGATGGCTACCGGTCAGCATCCGTACTCGCAACGGCGATCTGATAACGATCGGCTATCGTCAGTATCAAAAGCACGCCGATCAGCCGAACTACTTTCCGGTCCGGTGGGCCATTGACCAAATTACAGACACGCTGGGGCGGATCATACAATTCCACTACTACGGTGACAGCGGCTACGCGGCGGATACCACAGGCGCAAAGCCTCAGTTTGCGCTGGCGGCGGTGACCGCTCCCGATCAGGGCAGTGGCGCCAGCACGCTAGTGCGCATCGAATATCAAACAATCACACTTCAATACAACTTCAGCGTGCCGGTGGACCAGAACAGCAACCCGGCTTCAGGATCACAGATCACCGTAATGAAGAGAATCTACTATCCGGCGACCGGACGGGGCTTTCTGTTTCTGGACTACAGCACCTACGGCATTGCTCGTCGCATCTCGGTGCGCAACAACATGACCGGAGCGGCTGGAGCCATCACCGATGGGACCCAGATAGCCTACACCAAGTACAACTACACCACGATCGACCCTTTGGATCCCTATGACCGGAATCAGGTGGGCTTGCTCAACGACTCGCCTCAGTACACGACGCGGAGTGAATGGTGGCAGGGGAAGATCGATGGAGCCGC
This genomic interval from Acidobacteriota bacterium contains the following:
- a CDS encoding peptidase G2 autoproteolytic cleavage domain-containing protein: MNELRRTKRFQRSIWAAILLVFGFLLCQQDTALAQVTGSGTINRIPKWTPSPTALSDSVITDLNGNIGIGAATPSALLNLRVLSGDVIERLSNAGSSGGELDLRYKYETSQHRIGFTDSNGTWLFYSQYASPNTGSVGYFPGNVGIGNTNPQVKLDVTGNINASGTIQGGNVIAKYQDVAEWVPASRAISAGTVVVLDAERSNHVLPSTSTYDTRVAGVVSARPGVLLGEGGEGKVMVATTGRVRVKVDATNAPIRVGDLLVTSDKEGFAMRSQPLDLGGTPIHRPGTLIGKALEPLEKGTGEILVLLSLQ